A stretch of the Lolium perenne isolate Kyuss_39 chromosome 3, Kyuss_2.0, whole genome shotgun sequence genome encodes the following:
- the LOC127343496 gene encoding mitogen-activated protein kinase kinase kinase 18, with protein MAIAVSGQWTRLRTLGCGSSGAVVSLAADGASGELFAVKSAATADAVPLSREHGIMTGLCSPDVVRCIGGGHRDGSYHLFLEFAPGGSLADEVARNGGSLEESAIRTYAADVLRGLAYVHGMSLVHGDIKSRNIVIGADGRAKIADFGCARTAGSDRPIGGTPAFMAPEVARGEEQGPAADVWALGCTVLEMATGRAPWSDVDNVLAAVHRIGYTDAVPEVPAWLSPEAKSFLAACFARNARDRGTAAELLEHPFLALQEGDAKAGRWVSPKSTLDAAFWESESDEEADEEEEISVNASERIKSLACSVSALPDLDSDEGWIEVLGGERCDEARDSPATKEPADVASTAPGKAIKSAAVPAEGVAVVGGLSSDEQMDAEDQPPFGGDILADDRSTDRQNKVCSNSDRDIPCNRIHAMEKFCFPRISVFRSESFSFVPPLFRTRSDKYVLIEFLLVFGEKTPRSLLQLRSIAKKIKYYLHKNRAPKISFIASAFVF; from the coding sequence ATGGCGATCGCCGTTAGTGGGCAATGGACGCGGCTGCGCACGCTCGGCTGCGGTTCGTCGGGAGCCGTGGTGTCGCTGGCGGCCGACGGCGCGTCGGGAGAGCTGTTCGCGGTCAAGTCCGCCGCCACGGCAGACGCGGTGCCGCTGAGCCGCGAGCACGGGATAATGACCGGGCTCTGCTCGCCTGACGTCGTGCGCTGCATCGGCGGCGGCCACCGCGACGGCTCGTACCACCTCTTCCTCGAGTTCGCCCCCGGCGGCTCGCTCGCCGACGAGGTCGCCAGGAACGGGGGCAGCCTCGAAGAGAGCGCCATCCGCACCTACGCGGCCGACGTCCTGCGCGGGCTGGCGTATGTCCACGGGATGTCGCTCGTGCACGGGGACATCAAGTCAAGGAATATAGTGATCGGCGCCGACGGGCGCGCAAAGATCGCGGATTTCGGATGCGCGAGGACGGCGGGTTCTGATCGGCCGATCGGGGGCACGCCAGCGTTCATGGCGCCGGAGGTGGCCCGGGGGGAGGAGCAGGGCCCAGCTGCTGACGTGTGGGCTCTCGGCTGCACGGTCCTCGAGATGGCCACCGGGCGCGCACCGTGGAGCGACGTCGACAACGTCCTCGCCGCCGTCCACAGGATAGGCTACACGGACGCCGTGCCGGAGGTGCCGGCGTGGCTGTCGCCCGAGGCGAAGAGCTTCCTCGCCGCGTGCTTCGCGAGAAACGCCCGTGACCGGGGCACGGCGGCGGAGCTCTTGGAACATCCGTTCCTGGCATTGCAAGAAGGAGATGCCAAGGCCGGGCGGTGGGTATCGCCCAAGAGCACGCTGGACGCCGCATTCTGGGAATCGGAATCCGACGAGGaagccgacgaggaggaggagattTCGGTGAACGCGTCCGAGAGGATCAAGTCATTGGCGTGCTCCGTCTCGGCCTTGCCGGATTTGGACTCCGACGAAGGCTGGATCGAGGTGCTCGGCGGCGAGCGGTGCGACGAGGCTCGCGATTCGCCGGCAACCAAGGAGCCGGCTGATGTGGCGAGCACAGCGCCAGGCAAAGCGATCAAGTCCGCGGCGGTGCCAGCTGAAGGCGTAGCTGTCGTCGGTGGCCTTTCGAGTGATGAACAAATGGATGCAGAGGACCAGCCGCCTTTCGGTGGAGATATCCTGGCGGATGATCGTTCCACTGATCGTCAGAACAAAGTCTGTTCGAACTCAGACAGAGATATACCATGTAATCGAATCCATGCAATGGAAAAGTTTTGTTTCCCACGTATTTCGGTGTTCCGTTCtgaaagtttctccttcgttcctCCTCTGTTCCGGACCCGTTCTGACAAGTATGTTCTCATTGAATTTCTACTCGTGTTTGGAGAAAAAACACCACGTTCGCTTTTACAGCTCCGTTCAATCGCAAAGAAGATCAAATATTATTTACATAAAAACAGGGCACCGAAAATCAGCTTTATAGCATCTGCTTTTGTGTTTTAA